CTTCATCAGCAACCAGGACCGGAGCTATGATCCGGGGCACATGGCGGTGAAGGCCGGGGACAGCCGGGATGGTGCGGCCCTGGTGGCCACCTGGGTCAAGGAAACCGGAGGGGTGCGCCTGGACTCGGTGGTCATGGAGCCCCTCTGGACCGACAACCGGGGCACCGAAGGGCATCGGGAGATCAGGGTGGAGTATCTGGGGGAACGCTCCGATGCCCTCGCCCAGTTGAGGCGCAGCCGGATCCTGGCCGTGCTGGATGGCCAGGCGGGGCCGGATGCTCTGCCTCCCAAGCGCAGCGCTCAGCAGAAGGTACGACCCAGGTCCATCCCCCGGCCTGCGGTCCCTCAGGTGCCTGAGGCTCTTCCGGACCCACCGATGGCTGACAGCCCGGCAATTGCGGCCGAGTCCCCCTCATGACCTTCCGCGCCTGGACCCCCATTGCTCTGCTGGTCGTTTCCAACATCTTCATGACCTTTGCCTGGTACGGCCACCTCCGCTCCCAGCGGAGCATGCCCCTTCTGCTGGCCATCCTCAGCAGCTGGGGCATCGCCTTCTTTGAATACTGCCTGATGGTGCCTGCCAACCGCATCGGCTTCGGTCGCTACACCCTCCCCCAGCTCAAGGTGATCCAGGAGGTGGTGACCCTCTGTGTCTTCGCCCTCTTCACGGTCTTCTACATGAGGGGGAAGCTCTCCCTCAACCACGCCTGGGCCGGGCTCTGCCTGGTGGGGGCGGTCTACTTCAGCTTCCGGAAATAGACCCCTCCTTCACCATTCCTCCTTCGCCTTCTCGGCGGCCCGCTTGAAATAGAGCTCGGGGGTGGTCAGCCTGCGGAGCTGGGTGCCGGAGTAGCCCAGGGCCTGCCAGTTCAGGACGCCATTGGGGGCGTGGCAGTTCTCGCAGGAGAGGGCCTTGGCCTTGGGGGCGACGAGGTGGTTGCTGCCGAAATAGATGGTCTGCCAGCCCGGGACAGGATCATAGGACTTGATTCCCAGGGTCTTCGCCGCCGAGGCCACACCTGCGAGGGTGTCCCCGTTGGACATGGGGGGGGCGAAGTCCATGGAGAGGAGTCGCCCCGTCTTCCGGTCGAAGTAGGCCTTGCCCTGGAAGATTTTGAAGGGGGTGATGCGGCTCTTCGGGTCCTTGCGGCTGCCCTTGGGGCCGATGAAGTCCGGGCGGTTGGCCACGCTGCCGTTGAACCAGGCGTAGACCGGGGTGGTCTCGTTGGCCTCCCGGCGCAGGGTGGTGGGCTCGAAGAACTTGTCCGACTGTTGCTCCCAATGGGTGAAGTCTTTGGCGAAGGCGCCGCCGGTCTTCGGGATGTGGCAGGTCTGGCAGGCCACCCTGGCGGTATGGCGGTCCAGGTCGGCATCCTTGTGGGGCTTCAGGGTGTGGCAGGAGTCGCAGGTGACGCTCAGCCCGTCGCTGGCCCAGTTGTTGGGATCCGTGCCGGTGGGCACGCGGTGCTCCTTGCCCTTGTGGCAGTCGACGCAGACCAGGCCCTTGGCGGCGTGGACATCATGCTGGCGGTCGTAGGCAAAGCCCCGCTTGACCAGGGTGCCTCCCCCGGCTGACTCATGACAGGTCATGCAGTTCTTGACGCTGGGTCTGCCCACGGCCAGGGCGGCCTTGAGGCTCCGGTCCTGGCCCATGGCCACCTGGCCCTGGGGATTCCGGTAGGGCTTGCGCAGGCTGGCATCGTAGGCCGAGGAGTGGCAGACCAGGCAGTCGATGGCTGCTTCGGCTTCGGGTCCACGGCTGTCCATTTCGTGGAGGTGATCCCCGGGGTGGCAGGTGTCACACCCGGTGTATTTCCGCTTCCCGGTACTCGGACTGGCGGGAATTTCCTTGAGCTTGTTCACGATGTCGTTGCCGTTGCACATCGTGTAGATCCGGTTCTTCATGCCGTATTCAAGCCTGGGCTCCAGGTTCTCCACCCGGGACACCCTGGAGGCATGCTTCCAGTGGACGGTCTTGAGGAACTCCGAGGCCTTGCCAGGGTGGCAGACCTCACAGGTTGCGGGGCCCTCGTATCCGTTCTCCTGGATATATTCCTTCCCCGAGTGCTCGGTGGCCACCAGCGGGAGGCAGGCGACCAGCAAAGCGGCCAGGATGGCGCGGAAGCTCATGACCCACCCCTCAGCAACCGGCGGTCTTCCGGAAGTAGGTGGCCACGCCGGTGGCGCCATCGTATTTCAGGCGGATCTCATCCCCCTCGATGATCCGCTTGTCCCGGAACTTGTCCAGGGTCAGGTCATCGTTCACCGTGACGGTCACCACCTTGTCGGACTTGGTGTCCTTGAGGGTGACCGTGGCGGACTTCTCCTTCAGCTCGATCCGGTCGATGACGGCGATCATCTTGACCTCTTCGGCCTTGAGGGGGCCGGTTACCAGCACGAGGGCAGGGACGGCAAGGAGGATGGCACTGTGTCGGCTCATGGGTTTCTCCTCAGAACTGGACTTCGAAGGTGGCGTAGATATCCGAGGCATTCTCCAGGGGGGTCAGCATCTGGGGATAGCTGGGTCCCATGACGGTGGCGGCGCCGAGGTCCCCCAGCTTCACCGGGGCCCCCACCCAGTTGTTGCTGCCGGTGTAGTCGAAGTTGTAGTACTGGTAGCCCACCTTGAAGAAGGCCTTGCTCCGCCAGGAGGAGATGGGCTTGAGGGCCAGTTCCTGGATGACATAGGCCTCCCAGACGCTGCCCCGGGTGCCGACCTTGCTGGTCCACATGTCATCGGCGGCGGGAGCGAAGGTGATCCAGTCCTTGGAGCCCCGGTTGTACTCCAGCCCCAGCTTGGTCCGGGTGGAGGCGATGTCGTAGCGGCCTCCCAGGTACAGGGCGTAACCGGTCTTCCGCTCCCGGGTGCCGGTCCACATCAGGCCGGACTGGGTGTCCAGGAGCCCGTCACTGGTGGTGTAGCCGGTGATAGGGGTCTGGAGCTGCACCTGGACCGTGTTGGCGTTGGGGTCGGTGCGGCTCATGCCCGCTGAGACAAACCAGTTGAGGGCCCCGGGTCCGGCATTCCTGATCTGTCCGATCACATTGAGGCCGAACCAGTCGATGTTGCCGAGGTCCACCGCCGGACTGCTCCCGGCGAAGGGCCCGGTCAGCATCACCGGGGTGTTGAAGATGGAGATCCCGCGGTTGTACTGGAACTCGACCCTGAGGGGATCCGTGTCATAGGGCACGATGTTGATACCGATCATGTCGGTGTCGTGCAGACCGTTGCCCTGCTTGTCGTTGATGCCGTTCTCGAAGCCCCGCCCGTAGCAGAGCTTGACGTAGGCGCCCGGCAGGCTGTTCCACTCCGGGGCGTACCCCAGGGTCATCCCATCGAAGGCATAGTCCACCAGGAGCTGGGGGACCCCGGAATTGCCCGGCCGCTCCAGGTTCGCCTTGAGGTGGCCAGGGGAACCGCCGGTGGAGGGACGGCGGCCGATGCTGAACCACATGGGCTGGTCCAGGATGTTCTTCCAGGTGGCGTAGACCTGGTCCACCGCCAGGGCGCTGCTGCCGGGGACATGGCCGAGGGTGCCATCGAAGAGTCCTGCCCGGTCCGCAAAGTAGACCTGGCTGCCCCCTGCGCGCAGTGCCGTGTCGTCCTGGGCACCGCTGATCTTGTACATGAGGAGGCGGGCATGGAGGCTGATGTCCTGGGCCGCCTTCACATCCAGGTTCAGGCCGAAGCGGTTGGTGTAGAGGGAGCTGTTCTCGAGGGACTGGGCGGGCATGGCGATGAAGAGGTCGCTGCCGTCGGAGGCGGTGTTGGCTGGGTTCATCTGGTAGTAGGCCGCCGTGTCGGCCTTGAGATGGTCATAGCGGAAGCGGTAGTCCCCGCTCACCGTGAGCCAGCGTCCCAGGGACTTGTCCTCCACCCTGCCGACCTTGCGGTCGGTGTCCTTCAGTTGCTGCTTGAGGGCGGCCAACTCCTTTTCCAGGCTTTCCACCCGCTGCTGGAGCTCCGGGTCGGCCCCTCGCAGGGCGGTCAAGGGTGAGGCTCCGGCGATGAACGCTGTCATGAGGGCAAGGGCAGTGGATCCTTTCATGGTTGGCCTCCTGGGCATAGGGGCATTGCGGTTGGTTGGGGTTAATAACTAAATTGGAATATGGATAAATCCGCAAAAAACCAAACAAGATAGGAATATCGAAACCAGCATAATCCTCCTGGGCGGATCCGCCAGTGGCAAATCGCCTGGGGCCCAATCGCCTGGGGCGTGTCAGGTGTTCCATCGACTGGTAACCTGGGGGCCGGTACCGATCTGTGGATCGGCTTTTTCGGCCACCCTGGGACCTGGAGGAAAGTGACATGGCGGAAGCAAAGAAGATTGGTGTGCTGGTGGGCAGCCTGCGCAAGGCGTCCTTCAACCGGAAGATGGCCAAGGCCCTGCTCGGCTTGGCTCCGGCCGGCCTGGAACTGGAGATCGTGGAAATCGGAGAGCTGCCCCTCTACAACGAGGATCTGGAGAGCCAGGTCCCCGCCGCCTGGAGCAGCTTCCGCCAGCAGATCGCCGCCTGCGCCGGGGTGATCTTCGTGACCCCCGAATACAACCGCTCCATCCCCGCCGCCGTCAAGAACGCCGTGGATGTGGGTTCCCGCCCCTACGGCAAGGGCGTCTGGAACGGCAAGCCCGGGGCCATCGTGAGCGTCTCCCCCGGCGCCCTGGGCGCTTTCGGGGCCAACCACGCCCTGCGCCAGGCCCTGGTCTTCCCCGACGTCCAGGTGATGGCCCAGCCCGAGGCGTACATCGGCAACGCCGCCACCCTCTTCGCAGAGGATGGCAGCTTGGCCGTAGAGCCGGTCAAGGAGCACATGGTCCGTTTCCTCCAGGCTTTTGAGGCCCATGTGGAGCGCTGCGGCAAGTAGGGCGTCCGGTCCTGGGGGCACCTGTCCATGTCATTCACGGCAATCGCGTTGAGTGCACAGGGGAGAACCCCCAGTTGTCGGCCAGTGCACGCAGATGGAGGCTCAGCTGCGGCTGTCCCAGGCACGGTCACCATCGATCCGCGTCCATCCCCTCCATCGGTGGACGACAGGGCTTTCCTCACAGCACCGGCGCCAGCCACCTCTCGGCTTCGCTGAGGGGCATGCCCTTGCGCCGGGCCCAGTCCTCCAGCTGATCCCGACCGATGCGGGTGACGCCGAAGTAGCGGGCCTGGGGGTGGGCGAAGCAGAAGCCTGAAACGGAGGCTGCGGGGCTCATGGCGTAGGACTCGGTGAGGGTCATGTCCGCGTTGCCCGGGGCATCCAGGAGGCGGAAGAGGTCACCCTTCACGGTGTGGTCGGGGCAGGCGGGGTAGCCGGGGGCGGGACGGATGCCCCGGTAGCGTTCCCGGATGAGGGCGGCGCGGTCCAGAGTCTCCTCGGGGGCGAAGCCCCAGTGACGCATGCGGATTTCGCGGTGGAGCCACTCGGCACTGGCCTCGGCCAAGCGGTCCGCCAGGGCCTTGAGCATGATGGCCCGGTAGTCATCGTGCTCCGCCTCGAACTCCGCCAGCTTCCGCTCGATGCCCAGACCGGCGGTGACCGCGAAGGCACCGATCCAGTCGGGGATGCCCTTGGGGGCCAGGTAGTCCGAGAGGCAGAGCAGGGGCTGATCCCCGGGCTTCTCCAGCTGCTGGCGGAGACCGTGCCAGACCAGGTGGGTGCTGCTGCGGCTCTCGTCGGTGTAGAGCTCGATGTCATCCCCCACGGCATTGGCGGGGTAGAGCCCGAAGACTGCCTTGGCGGTGAGCCAGTGCTCCTCCACCAGTTGGGCCAGCATGGCCTGGGCATCGGCGAAGAGGGAGCGGGCGGTCTCGCCGACCACCGCGTCCTCCAGAATCGCCGGGTAGGCGCCCGCCAGCTCCCAGACCCAGAAGAAGGGGGTCCAGTCGATGTAGCTGGCGAGGGTCGCCAGATCCAGATCCCCCAGCACCTGGCGCCCCAGGGTGGCGGGGGTGGAGGGGCGGTAGCCGGGATCGGCATTCCAACGGAAGGCCCGGGCGCGGGCCGCCTCCAGGGTGGCCATGGGCTGGGGTTTGCGCTGGGCGTGGAGTTCCCGGAGCCGGGCATGCTCGGCGGCGAGCTCTTCACGGAAGGGGCCACTCGCTGTTGAAAAGAGGCGGGTCACCACCCCCACCGCCCGGGAGGCATCGGGCACCTGCACCACCGTGCCCGAGTAGTGGGGGGCGATCTTGAGGGCGGTGTGAGGCTTGCTGGTGGTGGCCCCGCCGATGAGGAGGGGCACCTGGAAGCCCTGGCGCTCCATCTCGGTGGCCACGTGTCCCATCTCCTCCAGGGAGGGGGTGATGAGGCCCGAGAGGCCGATGGCCTGGGCGCCGTGCTCCCGGGCGGCGTGGAGGATACGGTCGCAGGGCACCATGACCCCCAGGTCGATGACCTCGTAGCCATTGCAGCCCAGCACCACGCCCACGATGTTCTTGCCGATGTCGTGCACATCGCCCTTGACGGTGGCCATGACGATGCGGCCCTTGCTGCTGGCCCCGGTGCGCAGCTTTTCCTCCTCGATGAAGGGAACCAGGTGCGCCACGGCCTGCTTCATGACCCGGGCGGACTTGACCACCTGGGGCAGGAACATCTTCCCGGCTCCGAAGAGATCCCCCACGTGGTTCATGCCCGCCATGAGAGGCCCCTCGATGACCGCCAGGGGGGGCTGACCGGCCTGCTCCAGGGCGGCGCGGCAGGCCTCGGTGTCCTCCACCACGAACTCCGTGATGCCCTTCACCAGGGCGTGCTCCAGGCGCTTCTCCACCGGCAGTTCCCGCCAGCTCAGATCAGGGCCGCTCTCCTTGGCCTTGCCCTCCCGCACGGTCTGGGCGAAATCCACCAGCTCTTCACCGGCTTCGGGGGAGCTGTTGAGGACCACTGCCTCCACCTTGGCACGCAGCTCTGGCTCCAGTTCGTCGTAGATGCCCACCATGCCTGCATTGACGATGGCCATGCTGAGGCCCGCCTGGATGGCGTGGTAGAGGAAGACGGTGTGGATGGCCTCCCGCACCGCATCGTTGCCCCGGAAGGAGAAGGAGACGTTGGAGACCCCCCCGGAGATCTTGGCGTGAGGCAGGTTCGCGTGGATCCAGCGGCAGGCCTCGATGAAGTCCACGGCGTAGCTGTTGTGCTCCTCGATGCCCGTGGCGATGGCGAAGATGTTGGGGTCGAAGATGATGTCCTCGGCGGGAAATCCGTTCTCTGTGAGGAGCTGGTAGGCCCGGCCGCAGATGGCGGTCTTGCGGGCGTAGGTGTCCGCCTGGCCCTTTTCATCAAAGGCCATGACGATGACTGCCGCGCCGTAGCGCCGGGCCAGGCGCGCCTGCTCCAGGAACTTGGTCTCGCCCTCCTTCATGGAGATGGAGTTGACGATGCCCTTGCCCTGGATGCACTTGAGGCCCGCCTCGATGATCTCCCACTTGGAGGAGTCGAGCATGATGGGCACCCGAGAGATGTCCGGTTCCGAGGCGATGAGCTTGAGGAAGCGCTCCATGGCTGCCTTGCCGTCCAGCATGGCGTCGTCCATGTTGATGTCGATGACCTGGGCGCCGTTCTCCACCTGCTGGCGGGCCACCGCCAGGGCGTCGTCGAAGCGGCCCTCCAGGATCATCTTGGCGAAGACCCGGGAGCCGGTGACATTGGTGCGCTCGCCCACGTTCACAAAGAGGGAGTCGGGGCCCACGTTGAAGGGCTCCAGGCCCGAGAGGCGCAGCCTGGGCTCCAGCACCGCGGGGGTGCGGGGCTTCACGCCCCCCACGGCCCGGGCGATGGCGGCGATGTGGTCGGGGGTGGTGCCGCAGCAGCCCCCCACGATGTTCACCAGGCCTTGTCGGGCCCAGTCGCCGATCTCCGCTGCCAGGGCTTCGGGGGTCTCGTCGTAGCCTCCGAAGGCATTGGGCAGGCCCGCGTTGGGGTGTGCCGAGACGGCGCAGTCGCAGAGGCGGGCCAGCTCCTCCACGTGCTGGCGCAGCTCCTTGGCCCCCAGGGCGCAGTTGAGGCCGAAGGAGATCGGGCCGATGTGGCGCAGCGAATTCCAGAAAGCCTCGGCGGTCTGCCCCGAGAGGGTGCGCCCCGAGGCGTCGGTGATGGTGCCCGAGATCATGACAGGCCAGCGGCGACCTGCCTTTGCGAAGAACTGCTCCAGGGCGAAGAGGGCGGCCTTGGCATTGAGGGTATCGAAGATGGTCTCGACCAGCAGCAGGTCGGCGCCCCCCTCGGTGAGGCCCTCGATGGCCTCCAGATAGGCCTCCACCAGCTCCTCGAAGCTGACGTTCCGGTGGCCGGGGTCGTTCACATCCGGGGAGATGGAGGCGGTGCGGGAGGTGGGTCCCAGCACACCGGCCACGAAGCGGGGCTTCGAGGGATCCTGGGCGGTGAAGGCATCGCAGGCTTCCCGGGCCAGCCGGGCCCCCGTCACGTTGAGCTCCCGGACCTTCGCCTCCAGGTGGTAGTCCGCCTGGGAGAGGCGGTTGGCGTTGAAGGTGCAGGTCTCGATGATGTCCGCACCGGCTGCCAGGTAAGCCTCGTGGATGCCCCGGATGAGGTCCGGGCGGCTGAGCACCAGGAGGTCGTTGTTGCCCTTCACATCGTGGCTGTGCCCGGCACAGCAGCTGCCCCGGAAGTCCTCTTCCGTCAGCCCGTGGCGCTGGATCATGGTGCCCATCGCACCGTCCAGGATGAGGATCCGCTGGTGGAGCAGCTCGGTGAGTTCGGCGGTACGGTCGGTCTGCACGGGGAACCTCGGGGTGGGGGGCCTGTTCCCTTTTTCGTCCAGGCCACTGCTCATGCTAAGTCAGGCTATGGATGAATGGAATTGATCAAAATTCAACCATCCATTACTGTGTCTCATATATGGCCCTGCTTGAGCGCATCCACTTGACCATCATCCGGGAGGTCCATCGCCTCGGCTCGCTCACCGCAGCGGCGGAGACCCTGTGTCTGACGCAGTCCGCCCTGAGCCACACCATGAGGAAGCTGGAGCAGCAGGCTGGGACCCCAGTCTGGATCCGGGAGGGTCGGCACCTGCGTCTGACCCAGGCGGGGGAGGATCTCCTGGCACTGGCGGGGCGGGTGCTCCCGCAGTTGGAGGAGGCGGAGTCGAGGATGGTCCAGTACGCCAGAGGCGAGAGGGGCTCCCTGCGCATCGGCATGGAGTGCCACCCCTGCTACCAGTGGCTCCTGCGGGTGGTGGACCCCTTCATACGGACCTGGCCGCAGGTGGATGTGGATGTGCGTCAGCGCTTCCAGTTCGGTGGCATTGAGGCCCTCCTCGCCTACGAGATCGATGTCCTGGTGACCCCGGACCCCATCCACCGCCCTGGCCTGCGCTTCGAGCCCGTCTTCGACTACGAGCTGGTGCTGGTGGTGGCCAGGGAGCACGCCCTGGCGGGTCTCCCCTTCGTCGAGCCCGCCCAGCTCGCCACGGAGACCCTCATCGCCTACCCAGTGAGTCTCGAACGCCTGGACATCTACCACCGGTTCCTCACGCCGGCCGGGATCCTGCCCAGACGCCACAAGGTCATCGAGACCACGGACATCATGGTCTCCATGGTGGCCGCCGGGCGCGGGGTGGCGGCCATGCCCCGCTGGCTGGCGGAGGAATACGCTGGACGCCTGGGGATCGTCCCGGTCCGCCTGGGCCCCCAGGGCATTCCCAAGCAGATCTGCCTGGGGTTGCGGGAGGCCGATGGCGAGACGGACTATCTCCAGGACTTCTTCCGCCTGGCGCGCCGGAGTGCGGGCGCCTGAACCGTGAAGGAGCCGTCCCGGGGGGGGACGGCTCCAGGGGCTGCAGCTTTGCAGGGCGTTACATGGGGTTGGCGGCCAGCTTCTCGGCGATCCAGGTGAAGGCCTCGGGAGCATCGTAGTTGCCGCTGTGGGGGGTCAGATAGGGGAACTTGAAGTTCAGATCCTTGACGTTGGAATTATTGAGGATGGCGTAGTAGAGCAAGGTCTGGATAGCGAAGGAGGTGTCGCGGTCGATCATGCCGTGACGCACATACCAGTAGGGTGCGGCCTCGGAGCTGGAGCTGCCCAGGTAGGGGATGGGGCTGCTCATCTTGAGCTGCTCCGCCACGGTGCCGCCGGAGGTGGTGGCCAGGAACTGGGTCCAGGTCAGGCCGGTATCGTAGAGGCCGATGCCGTCGTCAGCGATGTCGTTGTTGTTCCAGGACCACTCGGTGAAGTTGGAGTAGATGGAGTCGCTGGCGCCGTAGAGGGTGCTCTCGCCGCTGACGCTGGGGTTGCCGGTGACCCCGGTGGCGTCGAAGGCCACCACGGTCTTGAGCGGGGTGGCGGTGGCCACGAAGTTCAGGAACTTGCTGTAATCGATGTTGGCCACCTTGGCGCTGGTGCCGGAGCCCGTGAGGGTCAGCCAGTCGTTGGTGTAAGTGCTGGTGGTCCCACGGACTGTGACGGAGAAGCTTCCACCCATGTCGGGGACACTGACTCCGGCCGCGATCTGACGGTTGACCTCGGCGGTGAGCTGGGCCTTGATGAAGTCGGGCATGCGGTCCGTGGTGAGAGCGGTATTGCCGTCCTCCAGCTTGAGCCCCAGACCGGAGATGTAGGTTGGGAAGGCGCTGGCGATGGCTGCGGAGGCGGCGGGCTGCTCGCCGGCGCTGTAGGCGATGCTGTTCAGGGCGCCCGTATTGGAATCGCTGCGGATGGCGTTGTACTGCCACTCGTAGCCTTCGTCCGCGTGGGCCAGGT
The sequence above is drawn from the uncultured Holophaga sp. genome and encodes:
- a CDS encoding DUF3373 domain-containing protein, which translates into the protein MKGSTALALMTAFIAGASPLTALRGADPELQQRVESLEKELAALKQQLKDTDRKVGRVEDKSLGRWLTVSGDYRFRYDHLKADTAAYYQMNPANTASDGSDLFIAMPAQSLENSSLYTNRFGLNLDVKAAQDISLHARLLMYKISGAQDDTALRAGGSQVYFADRAGLFDGTLGHVPGSSALAVDQVYATWKNILDQPMWFSIGRRPSTGGSPGHLKANLERPGNSGVPQLLVDYAFDGMTLGYAPEWNSLPGAYVKLCYGRGFENGINDKQGNGLHDTDMIGINIVPYDTDPLRVEFQYNRGISIFNTPVMLTGPFAGSSPAVDLGNIDWFGLNVIGQIRNAGPGALNWFVSAGMSRTDPNANTVQVQLQTPITGYTTSDGLLDTQSGLMWTGTRERKTGYALYLGGRYDIASTRTKLGLEYNRGSKDWITFAPAADDMWTSKVGTRGSVWEAYVIQELALKPISSWRSKAFFKVGYQYYNFDYTGSNNWVGAPVKLGDLGAATVMGPSYPQMLTPLENASDIYATFEVQF
- a CDS encoding subtype B tannase; amino-acid sequence: MKRLSLKYLAPMGLLLGTSLLTLACGGSHASSTASTTTTTDAEDQALAFDATAYTTINITVDGADMAVRKYGPIQYVANPVEMQLSQTSMGQTSDMSSVYAMQQLYVYVPESSASNQTTAVWMMVNNAGWFLSPVKDLVTDGTDYLTTSGNDNAAVAEALQAGYVIVSAGTRGRGAVAADGSYQGKAPACIVDAKAAIRYLRLNDGAMPGSAERLVINGTSGGGGLVTTVAASGNNADYYPYLAEIGAAGITGSGSSAKSTLKDSVFAVTAYCPINNLAHADEGYEWQYNAIRSDSNTGALNSIAYSAGEQPAASAAIASAFPTYISGLGLKLEDGNTALTTDRMPDFIKAQLTAEVNRQIAAGVSVPDMGGSFSVTVRGTTSTYTNDWLTLTGSGTSAKVANIDYSKFLNFVATATPLKTVVAFDATGVTGNPSVSGESTLYGASDSIYSNFTEWSWNNNDIADDGIGLYDTGLTWTQFLATTSGGTVAEQLKMSSPIPYLGSSSSEAAPYWYVRHGMIDRDTSFAIQTLLYYAILNNSNVKDLNFKFPYLTPHSGNYDAPEAFTWIAEKLAANPM
- a CDS encoding LysR family transcriptional regulator, producing MALLERIHLTIIREVHRLGSLTAAAETLCLTQSALSHTMRKLEQQAGTPVWIREGRHLRLTQAGEDLLALAGRVLPQLEEAESRMVQYARGERGSLRIGMECHPCYQWLLRVVDPFIRTWPQVDVDVRQRFQFGGIEALLAYEIDVLVTPDPIHRPGLRFEPVFDYELVLVVAREHALAGLPFVEPAQLATETLIAYPVSLERLDIYHRFLTPAGILPRRHKVIETTDIMVSMVAAGRGVAAMPRWLAEEYAGRLGIVPVRLGPQGIPKQICLGLREADGETDYLQDFFRLARRSAGA
- a CDS encoding DMT family protein, which codes for MTFRAWTPIALLVVSNIFMTFAWYGHLRSQRSMPLLLAILSSWGIAFFEYCLMVPANRIGFGRYTLPQLKVIQEVVTLCVFALFTVFYMRGKLSLNHAWAGLCLVGAVYFSFRK
- the metH gene encoding methionine synthase, producing the protein MQTDRTAELTELLHQRILILDGAMGTMIQRHGLTEEDFRGSCCAGHSHDVKGNNDLLVLSRPDLIRGIHEAYLAAGADIIETCTFNANRLSQADYHLEAKVRELNVTGARLAREACDAFTAQDPSKPRFVAGVLGPTSRTASISPDVNDPGHRNVSFEELVEAYLEAIEGLTEGGADLLLVETIFDTLNAKAALFALEQFFAKAGRRWPVMISGTITDASGRTLSGQTAEAFWNSLRHIGPISFGLNCALGAKELRQHVEELARLCDCAVSAHPNAGLPNAFGGYDETPEALAAEIGDWARQGLVNIVGGCCGTTPDHIAAIARAVGGVKPRTPAVLEPRLRLSGLEPFNVGPDSLFVNVGERTNVTGSRVFAKMILEGRFDDALAVARQQVENGAQVIDINMDDAMLDGKAAMERFLKLIASEPDISRVPIMLDSSKWEIIEAGLKCIQGKGIVNSISMKEGETKFLEQARLARRYGAAVIVMAFDEKGQADTYARKTAICGRAYQLLTENGFPAEDIIFDPNIFAIATGIEEHNSYAVDFIEACRWIHANLPHAKISGGVSNVSFSFRGNDAVREAIHTVFLYHAIQAGLSMAIVNAGMVGIYDELEPELRAKVEAVVLNSSPEAGEELVDFAQTVREGKAKESGPDLSWRELPVEKRLEHALVKGITEFVVEDTEACRAALEQAGQPPLAVIEGPLMAGMNHVGDLFGAGKMFLPQVVKSARVMKQAVAHLVPFIEEEKLRTGASSKGRIVMATVKGDVHDIGKNIVGVVLGCNGYEVIDLGVMVPCDRILHAAREHGAQAIGLSGLITPSLEEMGHVATEMERQGFQVPLLIGGATTSKPHTALKIAPHYSGTVVQVPDASRAVGVVTRLFSTASGPFREELAAEHARLRELHAQRKPQPMATLEAARARAFRWNADPGYRPSTPATLGRQVLGDLDLATLASYIDWTPFFWVWELAGAYPAILEDAVVGETARSLFADAQAMLAQLVEEHWLTAKAVFGLYPANAVGDDIELYTDESRSSTHLVWHGLRQQLEKPGDQPLLCLSDYLAPKGIPDWIGAFAVTAGLGIERKLAEFEAEHDDYRAIMLKALADRLAEASAEWLHREIRMRHWGFAPEETLDRAALIRERYRGIRPAPGYPACPDHTVKGDLFRLLDAPGNADMTLTESYAMSPAASVSGFCFAHPQARYFGVTRIGRDQLEDWARRKGMPLSEAERWLAPVL
- a CDS encoding NAD(P)H-dependent oxidoreductase → MAEAKKIGVLVGSLRKASFNRKMAKALLGLAPAGLELEIVEIGELPLYNEDLESQVPAAWSSFRQQIAACAGVIFVTPEYNRSIPAAVKNAVDVGSRPYGKGVWNGKPGAIVSVSPGALGAFGANHALRQALVFPDVQVMAQPEAYIGNAATLFAEDGSLAVEPVKEHMVRFLQAFEAHVERCGK